A genome region from Nitrospira sp. includes the following:
- a CDS encoding glycosyltransferase family 9 protein: protein MIDIVRRLLLIKPSSLGDIVHTMPTLAALRERFPQAEVTWLVKRQWAPLVEVIAGVDHVCSVSEGLRGWLGRVPALRGAGYDLVVDLQGLFRSGAMALLAGCGRRVGFATAREGSPLFYTQRVAVPPAPIHAVDRYLLVAEALGATRPIEPRFEFIDRSGDQQAVDTMLTRAGITPHQVWIAMNVSARWETKRWPPQHFAEVADRLSQSHGLPVVLIGGPAERPESLAVTALMRTKAIDLTGQTPVGLLPGLLRRASLLVTNDSGPMHIAAAVGTPVVALFGPTDPVKTGPYGKGHVVLSYAVECRPCFRRDCARPVPLECLTAVRPDQVVRAVEQHLERSHKPGSL, encoded by the coding sequence ATGATCGACATTGTACGCCGACTCCTGCTGATCAAACCGAGCTCGCTGGGCGACATCGTGCATACGATGCCGACCCTGGCGGCGCTGCGCGAGCGGTTTCCCCAGGCTGAGGTCACCTGGCTGGTGAAACGGCAATGGGCGCCGCTCGTGGAGGTCATTGCCGGGGTCGATCACGTCTGTTCGGTATCGGAAGGGCTCAGGGGCTGGTTGGGTCGGGTGCCCGCTCTGCGTGGGGCCGGGTACGATCTGGTCGTCGATCTTCAAGGACTCTTCCGGAGCGGGGCGATGGCGCTGTTGGCCGGCTGCGGTCGGCGGGTCGGGTTTGCTACGGCGCGGGAGGGCAGCCCTCTGTTTTATACTCAGCGGGTGGCGGTTCCTCCGGCGCCCATCCACGCGGTCGATCGTTACCTGCTCGTCGCCGAGGCGCTGGGCGCGACACGTCCAATAGAGCCGCGGTTCGAGTTCATCGATCGATCCGGCGACCAGCAGGCCGTGGACACTATGCTGACCCGAGCGGGAATTACCCCGCATCAGGTCTGGATCGCCATGAACGTCTCTGCGCGTTGGGAGACAAAACGTTGGCCGCCGCAGCATTTTGCGGAGGTTGCCGATCGTCTCTCTCAGTCACATGGGTTGCCGGTGGTCTTGATCGGCGGGCCGGCCGAGCGGCCGGAGTCGCTTGCGGTCACCGCGCTCATGCGTACGAAAGCGATTGATCTGACGGGACAGACCCCTGTAGGCTTGCTCCCCGGTTTGTTGCGTCGCGCGTCCCTGTTGGTGACGAACGATTCCGGGCCAATGCACATCGCTGCGGCGGTGGGGACGCCCGTGGTGGCCCTGTTCGGCCCGACGGATCCGGTCAAAACCGGGCCCTATGGCAAGGGACATGTGGTCTTGTCGTATGCGGTGGAATGCAGACCCTGTTTTCGCCGTGACTGTGCTCGTCCCGTGCCCCTCGAATGTCTGACCGCTGTGCGGCCGGACCAAGTCGTTCGTGCCGTTGAACAACACCTTGAGCGATCACATAAGCCAGGATCATTGTGA
- the rfaQ gene encoding putative lipopolysaccharide heptosyltransferase III, protein MQRSARVGGVMNFQNILIIKLRHIGDVLLSTPVLRGLRAEFSPARLTVLVNRGTEGVLANNPDVNEVLCLEKGPWQAQLKFVQMLRGRAFDAVVDLTDGDRSAVISLATGAPVRIGFNAEHRWRGLLYSTVAKPRPTDQHRVDYDLCALRALGLDPKPGTPALYTSPADEQVVETWMRESGLLSAQGSPLLVLLQPGARYSLKVWPHERFAQLADRLADRFGCRILLGGDQREREVAEQVARKTRCAPTVVAGKFSLLQFAALVKRCALFVGNDGGAMHIAATMGTPVVALFGPTYPQRWGPRGGPAQVIYKGLDCRACYHPTCLRGDESCMQQITVDEVCLASTRMLERRMAGA, encoded by the coding sequence GTGCAACGATCTGCTAGAGTCGGTGGGGTGATGAATTTCCAGAATATCCTGATCATCAAGTTGCGGCATATCGGCGATGTGCTCCTGTCGACGCCGGTGTTGCGCGGGTTGCGGGCCGAGTTTTCCCCCGCGCGGTTGACGGTACTGGTCAATCGTGGAACGGAAGGGGTGTTGGCGAACAATCCCGACGTGAACGAGGTGTTGTGTCTCGAAAAGGGACCCTGGCAAGCCCAGCTGAAATTTGTGCAGATGCTGCGAGGGCGGGCTTTTGACGCTGTGGTCGATCTGACCGATGGCGATCGCTCGGCCGTCATCAGTCTGGCGACCGGTGCGCCCGTCCGTATCGGATTTAATGCGGAACATCGCTGGCGAGGGCTCTTGTACAGCACCGTGGCCAAGCCCCGCCCGACGGATCAGCATCGGGTGGACTACGATCTTTGTGCCCTGCGCGCCCTGGGACTGGACCCGAAGCCGGGCACGCCTGCCTTGTACACCTCGCCGGCGGATGAACAGGTGGTGGAGACTTGGATGCGGGAATCCGGCCTGTTGTCTGCGCAAGGCTCTCCCTTGTTGGTGCTGTTGCAACCGGGGGCCCGCTACTCGCTGAAAGTCTGGCCGCATGAGCGGTTCGCGCAGTTGGCCGATCGTCTTGCCGACAGGTTTGGCTGCCGGATTCTCCTGGGCGGCGATCAGCGTGAACGTGAGGTGGCCGAGCAGGTTGCCCGCAAGACGCGTTGCGCGCCCACCGTGGTCGCGGGGAAGTTTTCGCTGCTGCAGTTTGCCGCATTGGTCAAACGGTGCGCGTTATTCGTCGGAAACGACGGAGGCGCGATGCATATTGCGGCCACGATGGGCACTCCCGTCGTGGCGCTGTTCGGGCCGACCTATCCGCAACGGTGGGGGCCGCGCGGCGGACCGGCCCAGGTGATCTATAAGGGCTTGGACTGCCGGGCCTGCTATCATCCGACCTGCTTGCGCGGGGATGAGAGTTGTATGCAGCAGATCACAGTGGATGAGGTCTGTCTGGCGTCCACTCGCATGTTGGAACGAAGGATGGCGGGGGCGTGA
- a CDS encoding glycosyltransferase family 2 protein gives MNHLPVSAVVIAYNDEPNMRACLESTTWADEIIVVDSHSTDATERISREFTGKVYQHDFHGFGRLRNEALAHATHDWVFSLDTDERATPELREEIRRVLAGGPSADAYFVPRKNYFLGRWIKHCGWFPDYRQPQLFRKSRLRYREELVHESFDLDGKIGYLTATALQYPFRDIDHYLAKQERYSDLMARRMVEQGRAFSWHQLISHPCFTFLKMYVGRKGCLDGVPGLILSGLYAYYTFIKYARFWELQLPVGAEGLPPAPVKPSSRNMNATHDGTRRRAIRIAAVIITKDEAHNIADCLESVRWADELIVVDAESRDRTVELAKPYTSKVFVRPWPGYGPQKNFGIDQADADWILVVDADERVTEGLRREIEAALETAPPADIGGYEIPRRNFFYGKWIEGGGLYPDYQLRLFRKTAGRYDDVKLHENLTLSGRRERLREPFDHYSMPTVNHHIRKMMRYTTLGADEKLKRVTHISGWVIATHHLGTILKTLFSRGGYRDGVHGLVVAMFAGLHTFVKYAKAWERVNVRRDA, from the coding sequence GTGAATCATCTACCGGTGTCGGCCGTGGTCATTGCCTACAATGACGAGCCCAATATGCGAGCTTGCTTGGAGTCCACCACCTGGGCGGATGAAATCATCGTCGTGGATTCTCACAGCACTGACGCCACCGAGCGGATCAGCCGGGAGTTCACCGGCAAGGTCTATCAGCATGACTTTCACGGGTTCGGCCGTCTGCGGAACGAGGCCCTGGCCCATGCCACGCACGACTGGGTGTTCAGTCTGGATACCGATGAACGGGCCACGCCCGAATTGCGCGAGGAGATCCGGCGTGTGCTGGCAGGCGGTCCATCCGCCGATGCCTACTTCGTCCCTCGTAAGAATTACTTTCTCGGCCGATGGATCAAACATTGCGGCTGGTTTCCTGACTACCGGCAGCCGCAGTTGTTTCGGAAGAGCCGGTTGCGTTATCGAGAGGAACTCGTCCATGAGAGTTTCGATCTGGACGGGAAAATCGGCTATTTGACGGCGACTGCGCTGCAGTACCCGTTTCGCGATATCGACCATTACTTAGCCAAGCAGGAACGCTACTCCGATCTCATGGCCCGGCGTATGGTCGAGCAGGGGCGTGCATTCTCCTGGCATCAGTTGATCTCGCATCCCTGTTTCACCTTTCTGAAAATGTATGTCGGGCGCAAGGGCTGTCTGGATGGTGTGCCGGGCCTCATCTTGTCCGGGCTCTATGCCTATTACACGTTCATCAAGTACGCGCGTTTCTGGGAGTTGCAGTTGCCCGTGGGTGCGGAGGGCCTCCCGCCCGCACCGGTGAAGCCATCGAGTCGCAACATGAATGCCACTCACGATGGGACGAGACGGAGGGCCATCAGGATTGCAGCAGTGATCATCACGAAAGATGAAGCACACAATATTGCCGACTGCCTCGAGTCCGTGCGCTGGGCCGACGAACTGATCGTCGTGGATGCGGAAAGCCGGGACCGAACCGTGGAGTTGGCAAAGCCGTACACCTCGAAAGTGTTCGTCCGGCCGTGGCCGGGGTATGGTCCGCAAAAAAACTTCGGCATCGATCAGGCGGATGCGGACTGGATCCTCGTCGTGGATGCCGACGAGCGGGTGACGGAGGGCCTGCGACGGGAAATTGAAGCGGCGTTGGAGACAGCCCCGCCTGCCGACATCGGAGGGTATGAGATTCCCCGACGGAATTTTTTCTATGGGAAATGGATCGAAGGCGGCGGGCTCTATCCGGACTATCAGCTCCGGCTGTTCAGGAAAACAGCCGGGCGATACGACGATGTGAAGTTGCACGAAAACTTGACGCTCAGCGGACGTCGGGAGCGACTTCGGGAGCCGTTCGATCACTACAGCATGCCGACCGTCAATCATCACATCCGCAAGATGATGCGGTATACGACGCTCGGTGCCGACGAGAAACTCAAGCGGGTGACGCACATCAGTGGCTGGGTCATTGCCACGCACCATCTTGGAACGATCCTCAAGACCCTGTTCTCGCGCGGCGGGTATCGCGATGGCGTGCACGGCCTGGTGGTGGCGATGTTTGCCGGCCTGCACACGTTCGTCAAATATGCCAAGGCCTGGGAGCGTGTGAACGTCAGGCGGGACGCATGA
- a CDS encoding glycosyltransferase family 4 protein, whose translation MNILIAESSTAVGGQELAVLLHAERLLKRGHRIRLVLEPRSPIMAMARERGLPVEPFVMRQWRLPLSILAFRALLTRERPEIVHVNSSRDSWIAALSTRLLNPRPKVIRTRHISAPLNNNATTHLLYRRLFDMVIVTGSERNRQDLIHRDGLAPERVASFPIGLDVEHFSPAKPQHDIRAELGIPSGHLLVGMISYLRDYKGHRYLVEAAAKVLKEHQGVAFLIVGEGPEEQNIRAQIERLGLTADVRMLGFRDDLLDVFRSLNVFVIPTVEGDTIPQVLMQALAIGLPVVSTTTGSIPDVLTDGESGFIVPPRDADALADRIGRLLIDPELRAAMGRRGRQTVEQSYSIDRMVDELERVYRRVIAS comes from the coding sequence GTGAACATTCTTATTGCGGAATCCAGCACGGCGGTCGGAGGGCAGGAGCTGGCTGTTTTGCTGCACGCCGAGCGCCTCTTGAAGCGCGGCCATCGTATTCGGCTGGTGCTGGAGCCGCGCAGCCCGATCATGGCCATGGCGAGGGAGCGAGGGCTTCCGGTCGAGCCGTTTGTCATGCGGCAATGGCGCCTCCCGCTGTCGATCCTGGCCTTCCGCGCGTTACTCACGCGGGAGCGTCCGGAGATCGTTCACGTCAATAGTTCGCGCGACAGTTGGATTGCGGCGCTCTCGACACGCCTGCTCAATCCGCGCCCCAAGGTCATTCGTACGCGGCATATTTCGGCGCCGCTCAATAACAATGCCACCACGCATCTGCTGTATCGGCGTCTTTTCGATATGGTCATTGTGACCGGAAGCGAGCGGAACCGGCAGGACCTCATTCACCGGGACGGATTGGCGCCGGAGCGTGTGGCCTCGTTTCCCATCGGGTTGGATGTGGAGCACTTTTCGCCGGCCAAACCTCAGCACGATATCCGGGCCGAACTGGGGATTCCCTCCGGGCATCTGCTGGTTGGGATGATTTCCTATCTGCGGGACTATAAGGGCCACCGGTATCTCGTGGAGGCGGCCGCCAAGGTGCTGAAGGAGCATCAGGGGGTGGCCTTTCTCATCGTGGGTGAGGGACCGGAAGAACAGAATATCCGCGCGCAGATCGAACGCCTCGGGTTGACGGCCGATGTCCGCATGTTGGGATTTCGCGACGATCTGCTGGATGTGTTCCGGTCCTTGAATGTGTTTGTGATTCCCACGGTCGAAGGCGATACCATTCCCCAGGTGCTGATGCAGGCCCTGGCGATCGGACTTCCGGTGGTCTCGACGACCACGGGATCGATTCCCGATGTCCTAACCGACGGGGAGTCCGGGTTCATCGTCCCGCCGCGGGATGCCGATGCCTTGGCCGATCGGATCGGTCGCCTGCTGATCGATCCTGAGCTGCGCGCCGCAATGGGGCGACGGGGCCGTCAGACCGTGGAGCAGTCCTATTCGATCGACCGGATGGTGGATGAGTTGGAGCGCGTCTATCGGCGGGTGATCGCATCATGA
- a CDS encoding class I SAM-dependent methyltransferase has product MIVIDLGCGKNKQREAIGFDCRREPGVNALCNIEQPLPLKADCVDVVHLSHVMEHVRELIPFMEEVYRVCKSGAQVHVTVPYYTSRGAFRDPTHVRYLTEDTFQYFEAPTDYGIRTNFRIESVRYDTRKPFRFLPEYVRKRCRRHLWNVVENMYVTLRVEKS; this is encoded by the coding sequence GTGATTGTCATCGATCTTGGATGCGGGAAAAATAAGCAGCGGGAGGCCATTGGGTTTGACTGCCGACGGGAGCCAGGGGTCAACGCCCTCTGCAATATCGAACAGCCGCTGCCGCTCAAGGCCGATTGTGTTGATGTGGTTCACCTGAGCCATGTCATGGAGCACGTGCGCGAGCTGATTCCGTTCATGGAAGAGGTCTATCGGGTGTGCAAGTCGGGCGCTCAGGTACACGTGACCGTTCCCTACTACACGTCTCGCGGAGCCTTTCGCGATCCGACGCATGTGCGGTATTTGACGGAGGATACGTTTCAGTATTTCGAGGCGCCGACCGATTATGGCATCCGGACGAATTTTCGAATTGAGTCGGTTCGGTATGATACCCGCAAGCCGTTTCGATTTCTGCCCGAATATGTCCGCAAACGCTGCCGGCGGCACCTCTGGAATGTGGTTGAGAATATGTACGTGACGCTTCGCGTGGAGAAATCCTAG
- a CDS encoding glycosyltransferase family 1 protein produces MRIGIDAASIVGDKGGVGWHTYHLLRSLLALDEKIEYVGYLRPGSLQAGRLEGWPVHDRLRWVETPRWLMPWRGAWDRLDLYHGPNFKMHTTGRSGGIVTIHDLWLARHPEYSRKLLGQAGSSRRAMATANRARRVVTVSEFSAREIEALYGIPRDRVVVIHNGVTEDFSPVQDEQAMAALMKRWSIPATGFILFVGGADPRKNHRVFLQAVARSRSQLGGRVILLVGDAEHPQGSYLATARSFGLEQEVRCTGRLDRDELCRLYSFADLFVFPSLYEGFGMPVLEAMACGAPTITSSTSSLPEVAGDAALLVDPEDAEALGAAMVRVLSEQALRRQLRDRGFERARLFTWPRAAVRTSALYRELCA; encoded by the coding sequence ATGCGTATCGGGATCGACGCGGCGTCAATCGTGGGGGACAAGGGCGGCGTCGGCTGGCACACGTATCATCTGCTCCGCTCGCTGCTGGCCTTGGATGAGAAGATCGAGTATGTGGGGTATCTTCGGCCCGGGTCGCTGCAGGCCGGCCGGCTCGAAGGCTGGCCCGTGCACGATCGTCTGCGGTGGGTGGAAACGCCGCGGTGGCTGATGCCATGGCGGGGCGCCTGGGACCGGCTCGATCTCTATCACGGTCCCAATTTCAAGATGCATACGACGGGCCGATCGGGCGGGATCGTGACCATCCATGATTTGTGGCTGGCCAGGCATCCGGAATATTCGAGGAAGTTGTTAGGGCAGGCCGGTTCATCCCGGCGCGCGATGGCCACGGCCAATCGGGCGCGACGGGTGGTGACGGTGTCGGAGTTTTCAGCCCGCGAGATAGAAGCCTTGTATGGAATTCCGCGTGACCGGGTGGTCGTCATCCATAATGGTGTGACTGAGGACTTCTCTCCGGTGCAGGATGAGCAGGCGATGGCAGCGCTGATGAAGCGGTGGTCGATCCCTGCGACAGGATTTATTCTGTTTGTCGGCGGGGCCGATCCACGAAAAAACCACCGTGTTTTTCTGCAGGCCGTGGCGCGGTCGCGGTCTCAGCTTGGAGGACGAGTCATTCTGCTCGTGGGGGATGCGGAACATCCGCAGGGAAGCTACCTCGCGACGGCCCGGTCGTTTGGACTGGAGCAGGAGGTGCGCTGTACCGGTCGTCTCGATCGTGACGAGCTGTGCCGGCTCTACTCCTTTGCCGATCTGTTTGTGTTTCCGTCGCTGTATGAGGGCTTCGGCATGCCGGTCCTCGAGGCAATGGCCTGCGGCGCACCGACGATTACCTCTTCGACGTCGTCGCTTCCAGAAGTGGCAGGGGATGCGGCGCTGCTGGTGGACCCGGAGGATGCCGAGGCGTTAGGAGCGGCGATGGTGAGGGTGCTGTCCGAGCAGGCGCTGCGACGGCAGCTTCGGGATCGTGGCTTTGAGCGGGCGCGACTCTTTACCTGGCCGCGTGCAGCGGTGCGTACCAGTGCCCTCTATCGTGAACTCTGTGCCTGA
- a CDS encoding glycosyltransferase, producing the protein MKVLYLTDSEPDYLADQIYDGLCTVLGGENVFDFPRKAAYHGPDPRSSALLIDREGEEAQDALVERLRAGQLDLVLLSSPRRGVQSAFRTLADHVRLPPIVVLDGEDDAQLRLDLLRAVGAGMYFKREYRKRPAGQGRAWFRGLRSAHGEEFEGRIFPLPFSVSAAALSGAPSPTRDIDVSFVGRASHRKRLAAVRLLRDARDIRFEGGVYAEPTDRRSRLAESWFDIMAAKLVGDPPARGSMSRMGREAYRLLLGRSKTALSIRGGGFDTVRYWEIVAAKTPLISEAPDIDIPHNFEHGVHAVFCRPDLSDLTYWVRRLRDDEAERQRMAESAYSHVLAYHTTAHRASYLLKLCAQVL; encoded by the coding sequence ATGAAGGTGCTCTATCTGACCGATTCGGAGCCTGACTATCTGGCCGACCAGATCTATGACGGGCTTTGCACAGTGCTGGGGGGGGAGAATGTTTTTGACTTCCCCCGTAAAGCCGCGTATCACGGTCCGGATCCTCGCTCGTCGGCTCTCCTCATCGATCGAGAAGGTGAGGAGGCGCAGGATGCGCTGGTCGAGAGGCTTCGCGCAGGACAGCTTGACTTGGTTCTGTTGTCTTCGCCGAGACGAGGGGTTCAGTCGGCGTTCCGTACCCTCGCAGATCACGTGAGGCTCCCTCCTATTGTGGTGCTCGATGGGGAAGACGATGCGCAGCTTCGCCTGGATCTCCTCAGAGCGGTCGGAGCCGGGATGTATTTTAAGCGCGAGTATCGCAAGCGACCCGCTGGACAGGGCAGGGCCTGGTTTCGAGGTCTGAGGTCGGCGCACGGTGAGGAGTTTGAAGGGCGTATCTTTCCCCTGCCGTTTTCAGTCAGTGCGGCGGCGTTATCGGGGGCGCCGAGTCCGACCCGAGACATCGACGTCTCGTTCGTCGGGCGGGCTTCGCACCGAAAGCGACTGGCCGCGGTCAGGTTATTGAGGGATGCGAGGGATATCCGGTTCGAGGGCGGGGTCTATGCCGAGCCGACCGATCGGCGGTCGAGGCTGGCCGAGTCCTGGTTTGACATCATGGCGGCGAAATTGGTGGGTGATCCTCCGGCCAGAGGCTCGATGAGTAGAATGGGGCGGGAGGCGTATCGCTTGCTCTTGGGCCGTTCAAAGACGGCGCTTTCTATTCGCGGTGGCGGATTCGACACGGTGCGTTATTGGGAAATTGTGGCGGCGAAAACCCCGTTGATCTCCGAGGCTCCGGACATCGACATTCCGCATAACTTCGAACACGGTGTCCACGCCGTGTTCTGTCGGCCGGATTTGAGCGATCTGACCTATTGGGTGCGGCGGCTCCGCGACGATGAAGCCGAACGGCAGCGGATGGCCGAGTCTGCCTATTCGCATGTGCTGGCCTATCATACGACAGCCCATCGGGCGTCGTATCTATTGAAGTTGTGCGCACAGGTACTTTAA
- a CDS encoding sulfatase-like hydrolase/transferase: MMQRWADARASIRKSVLFWWILFVVMQMAERVFLLRDAFEQETPSLPLLFKTLIVGVRGDFITATFALVLAGVGAGGWALLRHGWSGLRRATQSFLLTFRSALHVGCVLTGVLLFVLLSVDMGYYGFNRQHMDFVFLEYVGDLFAPAATPEATNVQAMQQTSAELGAAGKWAARLALFLSIQAVAMGLWWWSFSVAVVPALDRWRPGSGFQANTLLLVALVAGGAGFHHSGPYGIRIAPIGSMVYYTLAQNPVLFAAEALRIAVVSRGSMEQRANVEAMPYEVAVQTVQRLLGPQGAFVDQRYPLVRTMAASPDGVRLPAQANILLIFLEGLDRRYLGQRYGEIQGTPFLDRLKQDSVYFENFFSNGVQTSRGLFATLCSAFPRQGAAAMKTRYAHDYLCLPSLLQRQGYSTEMVIGQHRDLNRLQSFVARNGLQQLIDERDFPADVERMGLGIVDGALFDLCYERIKQRQAEGKPFFLTTLTLSTHHPFAAPLNHPEVRLLQEQVSDKYVGALRYTDHELERVFSKLVHEGLLRNTVVVVLGDHGRHEPVGSSDIERKAGHFASPLFIWMDESLRSPATYRPRTVSAVASQVDVAPTLLALNGALPAVGAFAGQDLTCLLVRDCLSNQVAYLTSVYDNLVGLASSEGLLLYSFSTESFQDATLMFDAVSEDESGRRRQFTARDRELMALYEVANVALDSNRLWSWREFGARL, from the coding sequence ATGATGCAACGATGGGCGGACGCTCGCGCCTCGATCCGTAAGAGCGTGTTGTTCTGGTGGATTCTGTTCGTCGTGATGCAAATGGCAGAGCGGGTGTTTCTGCTGCGCGACGCGTTCGAGCAGGAAACTCCCAGCCTGCCGTTGCTGTTCAAAACTCTCATCGTCGGTGTGCGAGGGGATTTCATCACGGCGACCTTCGCGTTAGTGCTGGCCGGGGTCGGGGCCGGAGGGTGGGCGCTGCTGCGGCACGGCTGGAGCGGTCTGAGACGTGCGACACAATCTTTCCTTCTGACGTTTCGATCCGCGCTGCATGTGGGGTGTGTGCTGACCGGCGTCCTCCTGTTCGTGCTGTTGAGTGTGGACATGGGGTACTACGGGTTCAATCGGCAGCACATGGATTTCGTGTTCCTCGAATATGTCGGCGACCTGTTTGCGCCTGCGGCGACACCGGAGGCCACCAATGTGCAGGCGATGCAGCAAACCAGCGCCGAGTTAGGCGCAGCGGGTAAATGGGCAGCACGGCTGGCCCTCTTTCTGAGCATCCAGGCTGTGGCGATGGGGCTGTGGTGGTGGAGTTTCTCTGTTGCCGTTGTGCCGGCGCTGGATCGCTGGCGGCCGGGTTCTGGGTTTCAGGCGAACACGTTGCTCCTGGTTGCGTTGGTGGCCGGCGGAGCCGGATTCCATCATTCCGGTCCCTATGGGATTCGGATCGCGCCGATCGGGAGCATGGTCTATTACACGCTGGCGCAGAATCCCGTCCTCTTTGCGGCTGAGGCCTTACGAATCGCGGTGGTATCACGGGGGTCGATGGAGCAGCGCGCGAATGTCGAGGCGATGCCCTATGAGGTCGCCGTTCAGACCGTGCAACGATTGCTTGGCCCGCAGGGCGCGTTTGTGGACCAGCGGTATCCCTTGGTCCGCACCATGGCGGCTTCTCCGGACGGTGTCCGGTTACCCGCTCAGGCTAATATCCTGCTGATATTTTTGGAAGGGTTGGATCGACGGTATCTCGGGCAGCGGTATGGCGAGATTCAGGGCACGCCTTTTTTGGATCGTCTGAAGCAGGACAGCGTCTACTTCGAGAACTTTTTTTCCAACGGCGTTCAAACCTCGCGGGGACTGTTTGCGACCCTCTGTAGCGCGTTTCCTCGGCAAGGCGCGGCCGCGATGAAAACGCGGTATGCCCACGACTACCTCTGTCTGCCGTCCCTCTTACAGCGTCAGGGGTATAGCACGGAGATGGTGATCGGGCAGCATCGCGACCTGAACCGGCTGCAGTCGTTCGTGGCGCGCAACGGTTTGCAACAGCTGATCGACGAGAGAGATTTTCCTGCGGATGTGGAACGAATGGGCCTCGGCATTGTCGATGGTGCCCTGTTCGACCTCTGCTACGAACGGATCAAGCAACGTCAGGCAGAAGGTAAGCCGTTTTTCCTGACGACGCTCACCTTGTCGACCCACCATCCCTTCGCGGCTCCGCTGAACCATCCCGAGGTGCGTCTGCTGCAGGAGCAGGTGTCGGACAAATATGTGGGCGCCTTGCGCTATACGGATCACGAATTGGAGCGGGTGTTTTCAAAACTCGTTCACGAGGGGCTCCTGCGGAACACCGTCGTCGTCGTGTTGGGCGACCATGGCCGGCACGAACCGGTCGGGAGCAGCGATATCGAGCGAAAGGCGGGCCATTTTGCTTCGCCGTTGTTTATCTGGATGGACGAGTCGTTGCGTAGTCCGGCGACGTATCGCCCGCGAACCGTGTCGGCCGTTGCCAGCCAAGTCGATGTGGCTCCGACCCTGCTGGCACTCAACGGTGCTTTGCCTGCGGTGGGGGCGTTTGCCGGACAGGATCTGACCTGTCTGTTGGTTCGGGACTGCCTATCGAATCAGGTGGCGTATCTCACGAGTGTATACGACAACCTCGTGGGATTGGCCAGTTCAGAAGGGCTCTTATTGTATTCGTTCTCGACCGAGTCGTTTCAAGATGCCACGCTCATGTTCGATGCGGTATCCGAGGACGAGTCGGGCCGGCGACGTCAATTCACTGCTCGCGACCGGGAGTTGATGGCCTTGTACGAGGTGGCGAATGTCGCGCTCGATTCCAATCGCCTTTGGTCCTGGCGCGAGTTCGGAGCACGCTTATGA
- a CDS encoding glycosyltransferase family 4 protein translates to MAKIRVLHVSNRLELGGTEKTLQIFCQYLDKSRFEVFACGRMGGGVRVEALERYGIPVFIEPPDLTQLVRDYHIDICHVHRAGTYEPGSLPARRPGGPRVVETNVFHALDEQEGDRIDCHCFVSESSRSTYFRRYGAQPGKRYEVLYNPVDFLEVGGGEKSFSRTIGRCSRPDDQKWHDVCLKSLPRIFRNVPEVRCLLQGATERVRSTLTGLGLQGRVEFLEPSMYVKDFYRRLDIFTHGSRIGETFGCVIAEAMANGIPVVTLSTPQRKKANAQAELVEHNVTGFVCRWQWQYAGAVIELLQNEALRAAFGRRSYEKAREQFDAALLTKRLEDIYVDLMDMRP, encoded by the coding sequence ATGGCAAAGATCCGCGTGCTGCATGTGTCGAACCGGCTCGAACTCGGTGGCACGGAGAAGACCCTTCAGATTTTCTGCCAATATCTCGACAAGTCGCGGTTCGAGGTCTTCGCTTGTGGCCGCATGGGCGGCGGGGTTCGGGTTGAGGCGCTCGAACGATACGGCATCCCGGTGTTCATCGAGCCGCCTGATTTGACGCAACTGGTACGCGACTACCACATCGATATCTGTCATGTTCACCGAGCCGGGACCTACGAACCTGGCTCTCTACCCGCGCGTCGCCCCGGCGGCCCTCGCGTCGTAGAAACCAATGTGTTTCATGCGCTGGACGAACAGGAAGGGGACCGCATCGACTGCCACTGCTTTGTTTCCGAGAGTTCCAGGTCGACCTATTTTCGTCGCTATGGAGCCCAGCCTGGTAAGCGGTACGAAGTGCTCTACAACCCGGTCGACTTCTTAGAGGTCGGCGGCGGGGAGAAGTCGTTCAGCCGTACCATCGGACGCTGTAGTCGACCGGATGATCAGAAGTGGCATGATGTCTGCTTGAAGAGTCTGCCGAGAATATTTCGGAACGTGCCGGAAGTCCGTTGCCTGCTTCAGGGTGCGACGGAACGGGTACGGAGCACGCTGACAGGGCTGGGGCTGCAGGGGCGAGTGGAGTTTCTGGAGCCGTCCATGTATGTCAAAGACTTCTATCGGCGTCTCGATATCTTTACGCATGGTTCGCGGATTGGGGAGACGTTCGGGTGTGTCATCGCCGAGGCCATGGCCAACGGCATCCCCGTTGTGACGCTGAGTACCCCTCAGCGAAAGAAGGCCAATGCCCAGGCAGAACTGGTCGAGCACAATGTGACCGGGTTCGTGTGTCGATGGCAGTGGCAATATGCGGGCGCCGTGATTGAGCTGCTGCAGAATGAGGCCTTACGGGCCGCGTTCGGACGACGCAGCTACGAGAAAGCCCGAGAACAATTCGACGCCGCTCTGCTGACGAAACGGTTGGAAGATATCTACGTCGATCTGATGGATATGCGTCCGTAA